The Populus nigra chromosome 4, ddPopNigr1.1, whole genome shotgun sequence genome contains the following window.
ACAGAATACAAATGCCAGACCTCAAAGAGGAAATCATACTTATGATAAAGCTGAAGGTCCTGAAAATGAAAGATACCGCAGGTTCATATTATCCTCTACTAGCAATTCTCAGTTATTTTTGCTTTGTGctcattttctaatttttcaatgCTGTACCATGATGTGAATATGCCGTGTTTACAAGCATTTTGACCATATTATTTACAATGCAGCCGTTCCCCGCCATCTCGGGAAAGGTCACGCTCTTGAGAAAAAGCAGAAGGTTTGATAGTCTGTTTGTGGACGTCCTTTTCTATCTTTTGACTAGTCAATTCAGGTAGCTGGGCTCCTCCGTGATGTGCATTTTGTATCagctactttctttcttttttaagacaGTGATTTTGACATTGATATGCTGTTGATTTGGTTAGCTCTAGAGGCTTCTTGTGTTTTGACATGGTTTGTGATGtttcatatttaataatttcgTAGAGATTTTGGTGCGATCTTTCTCAAGTCACATTCTTGGTCCTAGTGCGATTCTGGATGAGTGCAAATAAAGCTGGGACTTAGAATGTTGAATAGAAGTTGGAGAGCTATTGCCTGTAATTGTAACTGTAATTGTGTACCATTGTTGTTGTCATTCCATCCCTTTTCTTGGAGAAGAACAGTTTCTACTTTCGAGTCGAGAAATCATTTGTTTAGGCAATTGACACTGAAATCATTGGGCCTTTGTTCAATGACAACAGTGAGGATTACAAAATGTCATTATGGGTTTTGGTGGACATCTTTTTGCGTGCATGCAAATATTTGAATGAGTGAGCTTgcatgtgtttttgttttcgtgAGTGAAATTGCCTATCTTTCTTGTGGTGATTGTGGAAATGATAGATTAGGTTTCTGGTGGCAACTTGCAGGAATTGGTTTTTGTCGATTTGGGTCAGACCTTGTCAGCCAAAGTTCCACCTTGATTTGTATACAATTCTACCAAACTTGGAAGTCAAACCTTCCCagattccttcttcttcttcttcttcttcttttttggtggTAGGTTTTTAATTGGTCATGATACTTTTTTAACTGCTTAATGCCGTTTCCTTGCATTTGTATGAAGGAATTTATCTGTCCAAAGCATCAACGATTAGACTTATTCATGTCGTCGCTCCCTTTGTTTTTTCGTGTAAAACCTTTTAAAGCATTTGGCAAGTCAAGAGAAGCAAAGCCAAGAATCTCTCTTAAATGCATCCGCTGTACACACtccacattatatatatatatatatatatataatagttttttatcaacatattaaaataatttaaataaacaatgttTTGACCTCAATATTAAAAACGCTTCTTATGTGAGGTCAAGGAGTTAGCAATAACAACTAATCATTACATAACCACTTCAATTATCATAACCCCTGTTTTTATATAtcgaaattaatatatatatatatatatatatatatatatatatatatgtggaaATTAGAACCATCTCTTGATTGAAAAAGAAACCATGCAAAACTATGgtttttaaggatattttacTTGGGGCAACCAAAATTAAGAAATCCAACCCTCTTAAACCTTTGTAAAAGGATATAATTATGTAAACGGAGAGATTTGCAAACTAATAACAAGACAAGAGAAGGGATTTGTGAGAAGGAGCAGTGAGTATGGTGTGCAGTGCAGGTGGGCATAGAAAAAGCCAAAATGTTGCAAAAAGCCGACATGCACAGCGTTTCGCTCCAGTTATGCATCCACGCGTCTTGGTACACTCGCTCTTGCCCctctacaaaaataaaaagctagCTTGCTCTCGGTTCTCCTGCCGCCGGTTGTGAATGGTCACTGTTCCTTTTACAGTCATTTGACTTCCTCTAATGCCCATTtcttaaagaatatatatatatatatatatatatatatatatatatatatatatatatatatatatattaagattatgGCTCCTCGAGGGAACTAATAATATTCGTGCTAGATGTTATTAAGTAGCTGTGATTTGCATGTTACTTCACTAGGAAAGTAGTATCGGTGGCATGACTACTTTACCATGCATGCCACTGAGATGGGAAGATTTATTTTACTCGACAAAGCATATTGGAAGGAAAGTTGCCTTTTAATTATTGAGGTAACTATAGGTTATAATAATACTTTCTAGGATGTGGTTAGGAGTGtggtaatagttgttttttaaagtgttttttacttaaaaatatatcaaaataaaatattttttattttttaaaaaagtattttttaatctacacatcaaaataatttaaaaatattaaaaattgatattaaaaaaaaaaaacgaatataCTAAACGGTACACCTCTTTTCTCGTTGACAAGCCTTTTGAGTCAGGAGATTTGaacttcaaattcatcattgaGCTCATTATACATGTTGCTTTGTCAATGCACTGTGCGTGTCTGGTTATAATAAAGTTGGATAGTAAATTTGCGAAAAGTCTTAGAACAGTGATAGCCTTTgtttgtttaaatgtttttttatttaaaaatataaaaaaattaaattttttaaagactACTGGTGATCATGTCTCTTAATTTGCCTTTGTTACTTGAGATATAATAAATCGTAGAAACATGCCTTCCTCTCCCGGCATGAAAATTGTGAATCGGATTCGTCGAGTACTGCCTGATTACCGACCCTTTTCACTTTCATGTCTGCCCTTAAtatatcacctttttttttccagtaaagATCGTGACGTATGGGTCaagatgaatatatatatatatatatagacatcaAATTCTTAGTTAAGAGGCAAGGGATAAAGTTGCTaaaatgagagagaagagaatgcGATTTTGTTCGGCCAAATTTTGACTATAAAAGAGATCGAATCAATAGGTTTTTCTAGAAAAGAAGAGCTCTATAGAAGTTGTTTGGGATTTTAACCATGCTAtactaaaagaaatatatattacaaTCTCCAAATcgtttttactttagtttgattgattttaagtATGGAGGCTAGCTACAAGGTGTTTAGTAGggtttgaaaattgagttattAAGATTCCTATAATGTTCTTTGAGTGCtttaagtaaaaattataagttgaaatttagatttaacaatcaaatatgcctggattttaattttttaatcattaaaggTATTCGATGATTATTATAATAGATGACATATTACCTGTTCAGATAAATAATATGTTgtctatttattaaataaaaaaaaagctaaagcaAATTATATACCATCCATTTGagcttaaaataaaacaagatgcGTGGCATTGATCTTCTCGCccctagaaaaaaagaaaaagaatgaatgaaacCCTTTAGGTACACTAAAATTTGAATGACAATACTCTCAATATTATTGGAAAGACCATGATGagataaattcaataatatcttaaaaagtTAACAATAATGACTAGAGTGTATTACAAGTGTTGTCAAAAGGTGGGGATTCATTTATCTTTGGACGACGCGTGTACTACTCCAGGCGCTAGGCACTCATGGttcacaagaagaaaaaaaatataatactaatAATGTTGTTATTAAAGCTTTGATGTGCATCTTTAGGTTCTCattcattttctctttcttttcttttttttttatctctttttctttattttagaaaccttttaaaatattactattCACCACTATTCCtgatgactttttttaaaatcacaattattattaGCGATTTTCACCTAAATgtactatttttcaaaaaatttaaatgtgataattctttttcttaaaaaaaaactccacctCCTCAATGGCCTATATAAatatttccaaaataaaaacacattcaAATTTCACCCACATCTCTACAGTCAAATGCCCTGTTTGAGAAACAATCACAGCCGAATTATCCATTAATCATGCTCCACGATTAACCCTCTCTGTCTAGACAAAGAGTAAACTCTAATCTagtagtttgaaaaattaacaaatcagCTGTACTAGTTTAAATCCCAATCTTATAATGATCCCTTTTAGGGTTGACAGAAAAATTTGAATGCCCGCAAACTCTATCTAAAACTCACCTCATTTGTcgactaaatttattattttcacgcAAAACTCATCAATAATTACTGAAATATATATCATTCCCACCTTTCCTTTAAAGAAAGAGAACAATTTTATTTAGAGCAGggaatataaatgaaaaacttcaaattataaGCATATATCTCATGAAGATTATACATATATTTCTTAGTTGGACCAGgtatccataatttttttatttgacatgtAATTGGTTTCAAGCttcttatatgaaaaatatataaaaaattaattccaaaataaaaaaatttattgttttttgaaaagaatttaaaacaaagaaacaaatgtGCTCACCAGCAGTTTTGCAAAGAATATTACCTAAGATTAGTCCCTCCTTTAAGCAAACCTGACTGAAGGATCaagttatatattataaaactagAGGGATCAATGTGATGATTCTTTAAAATACAGAATCTTAACTATATTTTACCCCCCCTGCAAAACTTCTCTCTGTGAAAGTACACTccgtattaaaataatgttttttagcaCACAGAGAGGCCTGACACATTATTTACCAGTagccgagagagagagaagcagttctagagagagaaagagggacaGAGTTTGATTTTTGAATGTGATTGTTATTACTTATTAGTATTAGTATATTTGTCATGCTCTCTTGTGTCTGCTAGTGTATACATTCAAACTTGACCTACTAGTTTCTTagattcttccttttcttttattttcttacaatgaTTTCGACCGTTTGTGTCAGTTTctcaattttcaaacaaaagcAGCTTCTGGGCATTCCTCATTCTCAGTGAGTGAGAGTGGGATTCCTTTGCTTTTGAAGATCAAACTGGTTTTAATTGTTCATTCTGGAGGCACTACTTAATTCTAGCTTGCACGAAGTTTGAGTCTTGAAGGCAAAGTTGTTGTTCCTCCTAGTGAGTTTATGGTTTCAATCTAGAGAGAAACAGCTCTGGTTTCGATAAAGTTTGAGTCTTGAAGACAAGAGTTGTGAGTTATTGAACTTTAGAAGCAGTTCAGGTTTCAActgagagagaaaaggagagagaagttGAAGATCAAGCTATACAGCTGGTTGTTGCTTTCTGGAGAGATGACAAATTCTGATTCCTGAGGCGTAAAGGTTGGTTCTTGGAGttgatttcttttgctttttatgatcctatttggaaaaaagaagtgatctttttccccttttgctccccccccccctctcttaTTGGGTTCTCTTATCTGGTTTTTAAAGATCAGTCAGTTCACATAATTAATGGTTCCATTCTCTTACTGTATCATTTTCTTCTCGTAGAGACAGGAGGGGctttgaattgtggaggtcttTGAATGTCGAGGAAGGTCAAATCTAATTgaggtatatatattttgcatttattgattttaatttttttctaaataaaaacgaACTTGTAGTGGGGCTGGTGTATTGAATCAATCTTGAAGAATTTAAATACACCTAATGTATATTACAAATGTAGATAGAGACTTGTAACTTCTCTTCAAAGGAAAGTCTCTCTCTCATTCTCTGAACCAGCTAGCTCTCTATTTATGGGGATAAAAATGGCAATACACAGCCTAGAATCCaactttttatccaaaaatgAAATCTTGACCATTGGATATCAATCAAGATCACCTTAACAAAGCTTAGAAGATAAATCTGATACCCATGTTCTACCTTCTTCATGGTTGAAAAGTAAAGTTTCAgaaattttttctttcacttcCCATTGTACCCTTCAGCACGACGTGGGAGGAAGTGTTtggtaatataaaaatatataaaaataatattttttttattttttaaaatttatttttaacattaacgtctgatttaaaaacataaaaaaattaattaaaaaaaaaacaaatcaaaatttctgACAAGTGCGGATGGCCCGTAGTAGTTGTCAAGCTCAAGATTGTATTCGAAAGGGTGTTTTGGTATTTGCATGGTGTTATGTCTTAATAGGACGGCAATATTTTTagtctttaaaaaagaaaattctttcaatttcacgAGTCGATCCGTAATAAATTACAACGGTTTCGTGTTTTGCTGGATATGCATTCTTTTAGGTTTAATTTTAGTTGGCATTTAATGATCACTTAAAAGGCCATGGAAATGATTTGTGGGAGCATCTTAAAGGGTACTTTGATTTGGTTGGTCAAGTCTTGTTTTCAGTTAAACATGCTTTGTGTGATCATGCAAGATTCTCGAAGCCCTTGATGTTAgcgtatttgttttttatttgtggtTTATTTTAAAGAACCAGTAACCTTAGTTTATAATTTATGTATGATGACTTTAACTGCTCCACTACCTTTGAATTTTCTAAGCAAATATCATTTCCTTCCTCGTTTCTTAATGCCCAGGTCATCACTTTAAGGTTTGGTTCTCTTTGTAATTCAGTTATTGCAGCTCTGGTGGCCAATTTGATCCGTACCCATTAGAAATCATGGTGGAAGATAGAGGGAAAGAAGTTGTGGTTGATATTCAGTCAGTTGAAGACTGGTTATGTCATGCACAAGAGCTTGTTCCTGTAGCCGTTGACAAGGCCAGGGAGGTTAAGGGCTTTCCTGGTAGATGGAAGATGATAATTTCCAAGTTGGAGCAGATCCCATCGCGTTTATCGGACTTGTCAAGCCACCCTTGCTTCTCCAAGAACTCTCTTTGCAAGGAGCAATTGCAGGCTGTGTCAAAAACACTCAAAGAAGCAATTGAATTGGCAATCTTATGTATGGGTGAGAATTCTTGTGGTAAGCTTAGGACGCAGAGTGATCTTGATGCTTTATCTGGTAAACTGGATTTGAATTTACGAGATTGTGGACTTTTGATCAAGACTGGGGTGCTTGGCGAGGCTACTATGCCTTCAGCTGTGGCTGGCTCATCAACAGAACCTGAGGCTGCTATTCACAGCAATACAAGGGAATTGCTTGCCCGTCTTCAGATTGGGCACTTGGAGGCGAAGCATAGAGCTCTCGACACACTTGTTGAGGTCATGAAAGAGGATGAAAAGACTGTTTTGGCTGTTATGGGGCGGAGCAACATTGCTGCTTTAGTCCAGTTGTTAACAGCAACTTCTCCTTGCATTCGAGAAAAGACTGTTACTGCAATCTGCTCACTTGCAGAATCTGGAAGCTGTGAGAATTGGCTTGTTTCAGAGGGTGTTCTGCCACCTCTCATAAGGCTTGTTGAGTCAGGCAGCACTGTGGGCAAAGAGAAGGCTACAATTTCTCTCCAGAGATTGTCAATGTCAACAGAAACAGCCAGGGCAATTGTTGGGCATGGTGGTGTTCGACCACTGATTGAGATCTGTCGAACTGGTGATTCTGTTTCACAGGCTGCAGCTGCTTGCACGTTGAAGAATATCTCAGCTGTCCCTGAGGTTCGACAAGATCTAGCTGAAGAAGGGATCGTGAAGGTAATGATCAATCTCCTAGATTGCGGGATTTTATTGGGATCAAAAGAATATGCAGCAGAATGCTTGCAGAATCTCACTGCCAGCAATGACAATCTGAAAAGAGCTGTTATTTCAGAAGGCGGAATTCGAAGTCTATTGGTATATCTTGATGGTCCACTACCCCAAGAATCTGCAGTTGGGGCATTAAGGAATTTGGTTAGCTCAGTTTCTATGGAAATGCTGGTATCTCATTGTTTTCTACCCCGTTTGGTTCATGTGCTCAAGTCTGGATCACTGGGTGCCCAACAGGCTGCTGCATCTGCAATTTGCAGGGTTTGCACATCAGCAGATATGAAAAAATTGGTGGGTGAAGCTGGGTGCATCCCTCTTCTTATAAAATTGCTCGAGGCTAAATCAAACAGTGTTAGAGAGGTTTCTGCGCAAGCAATTTCGAGTTTGGTATCCCTTTCCCAGAACCGAAGAGAAGTTAAAAGGGATGATAAAAGTGTGCCAAATCTAGTGCAATTGCTCGATCCAAGTCCACAGAACACTGCAAAGAAATATGCTGTAGCGTCCCTTGCATCACTCGCTTCGAGTAAGAAACGTAAGAGGTTGATGATTTCGTATGGAGCGATTGGATATCTCAAGAAGCTTATTGAGATGGACATCCCGGGCGCTAAAAAGCTACTCGAGCGATTAGAAAGAAGgaaattaaaaggtttgttCGGTAAGAAATAGAGAGACGAAAATCTACTTTTGTATGACAAGTTCTCTTCCCCTTTCCTTCATGTATTCACCGTTTAATTCTCTGTAATAAACAAAGTAGTCAATGACAAGCTGAGAGCACTCAAAAGTGTGCTAATCTATGCAATCGATgttctatttataaaaatacataagaaaCCTCTTATGCAGTTATGCttcttttattcttcttctagCTTTCATATTTCGCACGCAGACAGCGCTGCAGCCATGATATTTCCGGCCCCATTTCTTTCTGTTACTCAACTTCTCTTTTTGTTTGGGTAGATCAAAGATCTTCATGCCATAGGCAGACCATTGTAGCTGTCATATTTTAGTTGTGGAAGGAATGGAAGATGTTCCAACCGGTGATTTAAGCCTCTGCAAGGCAACGCAGCTGATTAGCTTCAGGGTTCTTCGTTGAAATCTCTCTTGGTCTGCCACCCACAACTGGGGGTGTCAAAGATTCCCACAAAGAAAACATTGTCGTCTTCAATAGTTAGGAAATGATTGTGTTATCCCCTAATGCCCAACTATTGTGCTTGATGTACAGTGCTGTAAAGACTAATGAGCAGAACCACTCATTGATGCTTCAAATTTGCTGTCAAGGCCCGGTGGCGCCAGAAAGAAACCTCAATCATTTCAATCGTCCAAGAAGCATAATGGCAAGgccttcctttttgttttttgtgattTAAATTTGTATTCACAAGCTAATCCCAGAAGATAAACGCAGCCAAAGATCCCACCTTTCGAAAAAAATCCCCGTACTTCATTTATGTTAGCTGTGCACCTGTAAAATTGAAGATATAAATACGACCTTACCAAGATATGTTGTCGGTTGTAGACTTCAAAAGTAGATTGAAGCACTGATTCTTGGCCCCACCACCGTGGTACCTTTTTACCCTTCAGCATCCGTCGTTTAAAATGAATGGGCAGCAGCTAACATGGGATGTATTCGGGATTGCGTGAAAGTACGCgcggtagttttttttataaatatatattaaaataatattttttatttttaaatttttttatattagtatattaaaataatatataaaaataaatttaaatcttcaTAAAACACTGCATAGAACACATTCCCAAACAATATCGTCCTTTACCTCTAGTTTAATTTGCAAGccagtaagaaaaataattacatgtGAAAAATGTAGTTCTccgaatataaatatttaatttctttaatatataaatatggtAAAAACCTGAGTCAATAGCTCCCTACCGACCACTGTcaccaaaataatataaagcaGCCCAACTAAGATTCAGTGGGCTTATGTATGGCCCACAAAGTTTGGAACTTCTTGGGCTCACCCTATTGCTAAagggcaaaataaaataaaaataaaaataaaaattcaaggcTAACTTTATCGGGATCATGGATTTTAGTAGAGATGAAGATTTGAGTTGAAATTAATAGATATTAATCCGGATTTGATTTGAATGCATAGATAAAGgatgaatattattaaatttagtttaaaatttattcaaaactaattttaaaaatatatttatattttttaaaaaatagatttattaatACAACATAAttgatatgtatatatataaaacaacgttatgatatttattattttgttatttaataaaaatatacatgctttaaatatatatatatatattaattatatgctttattttttattgaataataaataatgtatTTGAACTggataaataattgataaatattttttttttctgataaataaaaaattaggataTAGCCCGTAATTCCCTATTTTTAGTCGGATCACAGGCCCCACCAATCTTCATCATTACCCCGCAATTCCCATATTGGGCTGCGTGCAAAGCCACCGCACTGTCTAAAATCAGCCTATCTACACACATCCTCATCGGTCTTCACACACAAAAATTCACTTAATGACACGAACATGTGATCAGAGCCGTAGATGTTGGATAAACCAATTTGAGAGATGGCTCGAATTTCATGCAGAGACAAGGAAGTGAATAAAAGGCGCCCAgcaaattaattttgtattttagtcCTGGGAGAGAGCGCACCAAACATGGCCTTGTCATGGTCTATCATTAGCTGATATATAGAAACTTAAAAAACACTGGTTGCTGCGCATTTGCCAATTCTATCTCTTTAAGAACAAAGTCCCAATGCTTCTGTAGAGAGAGACGGCTAAGGAGAGATTGTGAATTTCGAGGCCATATCCATCTGGGCACTCCCTTCGGTATTACACGCACacacgctctctctctctctcttctctttctccttaGAAATAGTGAATTTGCGAACCCCGTGTTTGATTCTTGATCTGTGCTTTTTCTGTGGTCAAGCTTTGGTCTTTATTTATTAGAGCATGTTCATGTTTGTTTCTACTTAGTTATTTTAACCATTGCAACTTTATTGCTGATGACTTTGAGGTTGCTATCTGTCTTAACTTTTATTTGGGTGTTCTAAAgttgatttctttttgttgCATTCTTGATGTGAATTACTGATTGTCAGGTTCAAAAGCAaatattgtttctttctttagcTTCTActgttgttgtcttttttttttttttatatgggctCAGCtagatataatatttttgtttaatcagGTTAGTAACATTATTTCAGGCTTGAATTCTTATTGaccgttttcttttttattatttttctctataCTAAGAAGGCCAAAGGCATACAATCTTTGAATTCACTAGATTCTTAGAATCTTCAATTTCTAAGTGTTTGGGAAGCTGGTCAGTTTTAAATTGAGAATTGTTTCATTAAGAGTTATGTGTGTTCGGTGATTCATCAAGAAACTATGACAGAAACTAGTGATAATCTactggaattgttttttttttgctgctaAAGAAGATTGCATGGGTTGCTTGTCTATGATATATCAAAGAGAGTATACGCCTCAATTGCTCTGTATTGTGCGGATTAGGTTTAAAAGATTTCGTTTTGAAATTATAGTCAAGGAATGAGTGTTCCTAATCTGATAACTGCAATGATTTTTATCTATGTTTATTGGATTCAGACAATTTATTATAGCTTTACTTTGTTGAATTTGTTAAAAGATTGTTTAgaggacattttttttttgtaataaacaGCCATTGGCACAATCTAAGAAAGGACCCCGAGAATTTCTTTCCATAGAGATGATTTTTctgagttttgtttttgcatttctcttcattttttcaTGATGGAATGTTTGCTTTGTCCATGTTTAATTATGTTAAACTCTATTACTTCTTGAGTTCCAAGGATAGGTCATTAATTGATTTTGCAGGTTTGATCAAGATAAAAGATGAGTACACTCGATGCAACTAGAGCAGAACTTGCTCTTATAGTTCTGTATCTGAATAAGGCTGAAGCCAGGGACAAGATTTGTCGGGCAATTCAATATGGTTCAAAATTCTTGAGCGATGGACAGCCTGGTACCGCCCAAAATGTTGACAAATCAACCAGCTTAGCTCGGAAAGTTTTTCGTCTTTTTAAGGTAGAGTTATATGATATAACATTAGATATGATTAAGTGGAATTACATCTGGCTTTGTTTATTTCCCTTCAAATCTAGGAAATGCAGAACTTTTTCCTGTCTTTCTTTCTGTAACCAAAAACATGTATCATTGTTCAGTAAATGGAAGCCGAAAAGGTACTTTAAATTGGTTGTCCATTTTTGTTCCTAGAAAGAACTAGTGGAATGAATGAAAATGCTGAAGGACCTACATTTGGCAGTGTTTCG
Protein-coding sequences here:
- the LOC133692890 gene encoding protein CELLULOSE SYNTHASE INTERACTIVE 3-like, whose product is MVEDRGKEVVVDIQSVEDWLCHAQELVPVAVDKAREVKGFPGRWKMIISKLEQIPSRLSDLSSHPCFSKNSLCKEQLQAVSKTLKEAIELAILCMGENSCGKLRTQSDLDALSGKLDLNLRDCGLLIKTGVLGEATMPSAVAGSSTEPEAAIHSNTRELLARLQIGHLEAKHRALDTLVEVMKEDEKTVLAVMGRSNIAALVQLLTATSPCIREKTVTAICSLAESGSCENWLVSEGVLPPLIRLVESGSTVGKEKATISLQRLSMSTETARAIVGHGGVRPLIEICRTGDSVSQAAAACTLKNISAVPEVRQDLAEEGIVKVMINLLDCGILLGSKEYAAECLQNLTASNDNLKRAVISEGGIRSLLVYLDGPLPQESAVGALRNLVSSVSMEMLVSHCFLPRLVHVLKSGSLGAQQAAASAICRVCTSADMKKLVGEAGCIPLLIKLLEAKSNSVREVSAQAISSLVSLSQNRREVKRDDKSVPNLVQLLDPSPQNTAKKYAVASLASLASSKKRKRLMISYGAIGYLKKLIEMDIPGAKKLLERLERRKLKGLFGKK